DNA sequence from the Candidatus Dormiibacterota bacterium genome:
GCCGTCGTCCTCGGACAGCCCGTTCGGGACCACCGCGTCGCCGAGCCCGGGATCGTCGCCGACTCCGAGCCCGAGCCCGTCGCCGACCCCCGGCAGCACCCCCACCCCGGGCGGGGGCGGCATCCTGTTCCACTGAGAGGGCGCGGGGGGACGCCCCTCAGGCGCCGGCGGGGGCGGGGAACTCGCTGCGCCGGAAGAGGGCGTGGAGGGGCAGGCCGGCGGCGCTGAGCGCGGCCTCGCCACCCTCCTCGCGGTCGACGAGGGCGAGCGCCTCGACCACCTCGGCGCCGGTGCCGCGCACCTGCTCCAGGGCGGTGAGGAAGCCGGCGCCGGTGGTGACCACGTCGTCGACCAGCAGGCAGCGGTCGTGGGGGCCGAGCGAGGGGCCCTCGATCGCCCGGCCGGTGCCGTGCTGCTTGGTCTCCTTGCGGACGATGAAGGCGCGCAGCGGGATCGGGTCGGTGCCGCTCAGCGCCACCACCCCGGCGGCGATCGGGTCGGCGCCCAGGGTGAGGCCGCCCACCGCGCTCACCTCGAGCTCGCGGCAGCGGTCGAGGATGAGGCGGGAGGCGAGGTAGAGCCCCCGGCCCTCCAGGGTCACCTGCTTGCCGTCGAAGTAGAAGTCGCTGCGGCGGCCGCTGCTGAGCAGGAAGTCGCCGTAGCGGAAGGACCGGCGGTGGAGCAGCGCCTGGAGCTCGGCCCGGAGCGCCTCGCCGGTCACGTGCTGCTCGTGTCCGGGGACCAGCGCAGCACCGGCCGCCGCGCCGCCTGCACCTCGTCGACGCGCTCGACCGGGGCGTTGTGCGGCGCCGCCTGGACGAACGCGAGGTCGGCCTCGGCCTCGTCGACGATGGTCGCGAGGATGTCGGCGAGCCCGTCGAGGCTGCGCCGCGACTCGGTCTCGGTGGGCTCGAACATCATCGCCTCGGGCACCGTGGTGGGGAAGTACACGGTCGGCGGGTAGACGCCGAAGTCGATCATCCGCTTGGCCACGTCCATCGCCCTCAGGCCGGGGACGCGGCCGCCGCGGGTCGTGGCCACGAACTCGTGCATGGTGGGGGCGTCGACGGCCATCGCGAAGAGGCCGCGCAGCCGGGCCTGCAGGTAGCGGGCGTTGAGCACCGCGTCCCGGGCCACCTGGGGGAGGGTGTCGCCGTAGGCGCGGATGTAGGCGTAGGCGCGGACGAGCATGCCCACGTTGCCGTGGAAGGCGCGCACCTTGCCGATGCTGTGGGGGCGGTCGTCGTCGAGGAGGAAGCGGTCACCGTCCCTCTCGACCGTGGGTGAGGGCAGGAGGTCGACCAGCGCCGGCGCGACCCCCACCGGGCCGGCCCCGGGGCCGCCGCCGCCGTGGGGGGTCGAGAAGGTCTTGTGGAGGTTGAGGTGGACCACGTCGAACCCCATGTCGCCGGGCCGGGCGATGCCCACCAGGGCGTTGAGATTGGCGCCGTCGTAGTAGAGGAGCGCACCCGCCTCGTGGGCGGCCTCGGCGATCTCGAGGATCTCGGTCTCGAAGACCCCGAGGGTGTTGGGGTTGGTCATCATCACCGCGGCGGTGGTGCCGTCGAGGTGGCGGCGGAGGTCGGCGACGTCGACGGTGCCCTGGGCGGTGCTGCGCAGCGTCACCACCTCGAGCCCGCTCATCCCCGCCGAGGCGGGATTGGTGCCGTGGGCGCTGTCGGGGACGAGCACCCGGGTGCGCCCGGAGTCGCCGCGGGCGGCGTGGTGGGCCTGGATCATCCGCAGGCCGGTCCACTCGCCGTGGGCGCCGGCGGCGGGCTGCAGCGACATCCGCGCCATCCCGGTGATCGCCGCGAGCAGCCGCTCCAGCTCCCACATCAGCTCGAGCGTGCCCTGGACGTCGGCGGCGTCCTGGTAGGGGTGGAGGTCGGCGAAGCCGTCGAGCCCGGCCAGGTGCTCGTCGACGATCGGGTTGTACTTCATGGTGCAGGAGCCCAGCGGGTACATCCCCTGGTGGAGGTTGTGGTTGCGCCGGGCGAGGCGGCCGAGGTGACGGGCGAGCACCGGCTCGGCCACCGCGGGGATCGCGGCGGGGGCGCGGCGGAGCAGCC
Encoded proteins:
- the pyrE gene encoding orotate phosphoribosyltransferase — translated: MTGEALRAELQALLHRRSFRYGDFLLSSGRRSDFYFDGKQVTLEGRGLYLASRLILDRCRELEVSAVGGLTLGADPIAAGVVALSGTDPIPLRAFIVRKETKQHGTGRAIEGPSLGPHDRCLLVDDVVTTGAGFLTALEQVRGTGAEVVEALALVDREEGGEAALSAAGLPLHALFRRSEFPAPAGA
- the gcvPB gene encoding aminomethyl-transferring glycine dehydrogenase subunit GcvPB, whose protein sequence is MSSGNGHARPAGGSPPEAAWAGADPVVFELGGDLDASPRVPAAGVPVPPLDQLLPSRLLRRAPAAIPAVAEPVLARHLGRLARRNHNLHQGMYPLGSCTMKYNPIVDEHLAGLDGFADLHPYQDAADVQGTLELMWELERLLAAITGMARMSLQPAAGAHGEWTGLRMIQAHHAARGDSGRTRVLVPDSAHGTNPASAGMSGLEVVTLRSTAQGTVDVADLRRHLDGTTAAVMMTNPNTLGVFETEILEIAEAAHEAGALLYYDGANLNALVGIARPGDMGFDVVHLNLHKTFSTPHGGGGPGAGPVGVAPALVDLLPSPTVERDGDRFLLDDDRPHSIGKVRAFHGNVGMLVRAYAYIRAYGDTLPQVARDAVLNARYLQARLRGLFAMAVDAPTMHEFVATTRGGRVPGLRAMDVAKRMIDFGVYPPTVYFPTTVPEAMMFEPTETESRRSLDGLADILATIVDEAEADLAFVQAAPHNAPVERVDEVQAARRPVLRWSPDTSST